The following are encoded in a window of Chroococcidiopsis sp. TS-821 genomic DNA:
- a CDS encoding lipopolysaccharide assembly protein LapB: MQKQSLLAISVLLLGGIGVIVPPTAQAQIVVAQTKGAVPSSPYQRSQQLQKLLQEGRRLMDAGKSAEAIARYQQAAKLSPKNARIFSTIGFLYARQGNYAAATTAYRQAIDAAPNHADFHYALGYTLARMGRYAEAASAYRRTTELDQNNINAYLGLGVVMLRLKNYQGAEWAAQQAINRDPNNSSAYELMGAILLQQDKFRDAIAMLQRSATIDPNNGNVLLNLAIAWASQGNMTAALMTLRRAVQIDPQNVTVLLQMGDILRVQNDVQGAIDAYKRALALQPDLAEAQKAVNDMLLNQPGSSRLERLLTPRL; this comes from the coding sequence GTGCAAAAGCAGAGTTTATTAGCTATAAGTGTCTTGCTACTAGGAGGAATTGGCGTTATTGTACCGCCAACCGCTCAAGCTCAAATAGTGGTTGCACAAACCAAAGGCGCGGTACCTAGCAGTCCTTATCAACGCAGTCAGCAGCTACAAAAATTGCTGCAAGAAGGACGGAGGTTGATGGATGCGGGAAAATCAGCCGAAGCGATCGCCCGCTATCAACAAGCCGCTAAATTATCGCCAAAGAATGCACGCATTTTTTCGACGATTGGTTTCCTCTATGCGCGCCAAGGAAACTATGCTGCGGCAACGACAGCCTATCGTCAAGCGATTGATGCAGCTCCCAACCACGCAGACTTCCACTATGCTCTCGGCTACACTTTAGCACGGATGGGACGCTATGCCGAGGCTGCTAGTGCGTATCGGCGAACAACCGAGCTAGACCAGAATAACATCAACGCTTATCTTGGATTAGGCGTCGTAATGTTGCGTCTCAAAAATTATCAGGGTGCTGAATGGGCAGCTCAGCAAGCGATTAATCGCGATCCTAATAATTCAAGTGCGTATGAGTTGATGGGAGCGATTCTTCTACAACAAGATAAGTTTCGCGATGCGATCGCAATGCTCCAAAGGTCAGCAACGATCGACCCTAACAACGGCAATGTTTTATTAAATCTTGCCATAGCTTGGGCAAGTCAGGGCAATATGACCGCAGCTTTGATGACTTTGCGACGAGCGGTGCAGATTGACCCCCAAAATGTAACAGTCCTCCTACAAATGGGAGACATTCTCAGAGTGCAAAACGACGTTCAGGGCGCCATCGACGCCTATAAACGTGCATTAGCCCTGCAACCAGACTTAGCAGAAGCCCAGAAAGCAGTCAACGATATGCTGCTCAATCAACCAGGAAGTAGTCGTTTAGAACGTCTTCTAACGCCACGACTTTAA
- a CDS encoding Uma2 family endonuclease, whose translation MIEQLQTTTQRIFYPDSDGQPMADNTKQFRWIVTIKENLELLFVKDSQVFVAGDLLWYPVQGDNKIRQAPDTMVVFGRPKGDRGSYKQWEEDNIPPQVVFEILSPGNRLKKMAEKFKFYERYGVEEYYVYDPDDNELIGWLRSGDDLEIIPEMNNWVSPRLKIKFQLSSDNLEIFSPQGDKFLTYVELNQLREQERQRAEQERQRADEAIKQLEEERQRYAALSALLREKGINPEQL comes from the coding sequence ATGATAGAACAGCTGCAAACAACGACACAAAGGATTTTTTACCCCGATAGTGACGGTCAACCAATGGCAGACAACACCAAACAATTTCGTTGGATTGTCACTATCAAAGAAAACTTAGAACTGCTATTTGTGAAAGATAGCCAAGTATTTGTTGCTGGCGATCTCCTGTGGTATCCGGTTCAAGGAGACAATAAAATTCGTCAAGCACCAGATACGATGGTTGTCTTTGGTAGACCAAAAGGAGACAGAGGTTCTTACAAACAATGGGAAGAAGACAACATTCCACCGCAGGTTGTATTTGAAATACTCTCTCCTGGGAACCGCCTGAAGAAAATGGCAGAAAAATTTAAGTTTTACGAACGTTACGGCGTCGAAGAATACTATGTATATGACCCAGATGACAACGAGCTAATCGGTTGGCTGCGATCGGGGGATGATTTAGAAATTATTCCAGAGATGAATAATTGGGTAAGTCCCCGCCTCAAAATTAAATTTCAGCTAAGTTCTGATAATTTAGAAATTTTTTCACCTCAAGGAGATAAATTCCTTACCTATGTTGAGCTAAATCAACTACGCGAGCAAGAACGTCAACGCGCCGAACAAGAACGCCAACGTGCTGATGAAGCAATAAAACAATTAGAAGAGGAAAGACAGCGTTATGCAGCTTTAAGCGCACTACTGCGAGAAAAAGGAATTAATCCAGAGCAACTATAA
- a CDS encoding YbjQ family protein: MILTTTDVIQGTTIEAYLGIVTAEVVYGSNALRDFFAGIRDIIGGRTGSYERVFERGQRDAIQELERRALKLGADAVIGIEIDTGTINIDQSGALLLITATGTAVKLR, translated from the coding sequence ATGATTTTAACGACTACCGATGTTATTCAAGGAACTACGATCGAAGCCTATTTGGGAATCGTTACGGCAGAAGTCGTCTACGGCAGTAATGCGTTGCGTGACTTTTTCGCAGGCATTCGAGATATTATTGGTGGTCGTACTGGTAGTTACGAACGCGTGTTTGAACGCGGTCAGCGCGATGCAATTCAAGAATTAGAGCGCCGCGCCCTTAAACTCGGAGCCGATGCTGTCATTGGCATTGAAATTGATACTGGTACGATTAATATCGACCAATCAGGAGCTTTACTACTGATTACAGCAACAGGAACTGCTGTTAAGCTTCGTTAA
- a CDS encoding ABC transporter ATP-binding protein, whose amino-acid sequence MPAVSLQNVRKLFNNVPVVNDLSFTIQSGEIFGLLGPNGAGKSTTIRMLTTLTKPSQGRIEVAGFDVVRQALQVKQCIGVVLQPTSVDGDLSVWENMELHGRLHHIRNPKRQRLIHQWLEYMELAERRDDFVKTLSGGMKRRLQIARALLHQPQILFLDEPTVGLDPQTRRRLWEIILDLNKQGMTILLTTHYMEEVEYLCDRIGIIDRGQLIALGTLQQLRAKHGEALAIKQIGTKDAARWEYQFFPTLEQANAYLEQQKDKTGIMVRPSNLEDIFVELTGRQLD is encoded by the coding sequence ATGCCTGCTGTCTCGCTGCAAAACGTTCGCAAACTGTTTAATAACGTTCCTGTTGTTAATGACCTTTCGTTTACGATTCAGTCTGGAGAAATATTTGGTTTACTAGGACCTAACGGCGCAGGTAAATCAACGACGATTCGGATGCTAACAACTTTAACAAAACCGTCGCAAGGGCGTATCGAAGTCGCAGGGTTTGATGTCGTACGTCAAGCTTTGCAGGTAAAGCAGTGTATTGGAGTCGTCTTGCAACCAACGAGTGTCGATGGCGATTTATCTGTGTGGGAAAACATGGAGTTGCACGGAAGATTGCATCACATCCGCAATCCAAAACGTCAACGCCTGATTCATCAATGGCTAGAGTACATGGAACTTGCAGAGCGGCGCGACGATTTTGTGAAAACATTGTCTGGCGGGATGAAGCGTCGCTTACAGATTGCCAGAGCATTGTTACATCAACCACAAATTTTATTTTTAGATGAACCGACAGTTGGACTCGATCCGCAAACGCGGCGACGGTTATGGGAAATCATCCTTGATTTAAATAAACAAGGTATGACTATATTGCTCACAACACACTACATGGAAGAGGTGGAATACTTGTGCGATCGCATCGGCATTATAGATCGCGGTCAGTTGATTGCGCTAGGAACCTTACAACAGTTACGTGCCAAACACGGCGAAGCGTTAGCAATTAAACAAATTGGTACGAAGGACGCAGCACGCTGGGAATACCAATTTTTTCCCACCCTCGAACAAGCCAACGCCTACCTTGAGCAGCAAAAGGATAAAACTGGTATCATGGTACGTCCCTCGAACCTCGAAGATATTTTTGTCGAACTCACCGGACGCCAACTCGACTAG